One region of Drosophila subobscura isolate 14011-0131.10 chromosome J, UCBerk_Dsub_1.0, whole genome shotgun sequence genomic DNA includes:
- the LOC117893209 gene encoding putative mediator of RNA polymerase II transcription subunit 26, with the protein MQLKAPKTRNMASLKDEEQAATTSSSNNNNTNNVNNNHSASNNHNEDELKVKRESLEARKQALEQRLSEKSWLLQQIQKQESAIINGNYEQMTINEFFSQLAQQYKHEQQLQALTKESSSILRRKQSTTSRESRESQQTSSNSINNNIRQSETMSNRSSEYDNYQPAGGVGDMLVIGVAQQQAQQQHQMVKSALKKRPTPTPSQMQYMRQQQSHHLMMPYQRSQPDVISMVSANSSNVATLRHPPQASPQQQPIIVHCDKYYLSPTHQSYNECGFIKSSQNIKKYVSPLASPSNHSYEQHVPHKHPQHRQLDAISLAPSYASVDMEAQQQQQQQQRWRSQSHIAPLTPPQLGIIEVKSHSSDMLAAPLPSRYQLHDEISLSSSSTTIEKKAKPKQWLESSLDGPAVIRQIDSQPQSPAGSSSNGSYSQAASATKPRTKLSSQSMSVSGTGVGRHFSMSNQRPVQNHPSASYAVCSSSKALLSQSTSYLNAMEQTMGISISYPLEPLEIPPFRQLPPKPNQMQQTPPPRPPPVQQNHNNGSGFGSAIQTALVSPPLTVATASLSPDIRIESPKNMTVVQQATFQPYKEVTKPFEMSDFYKYSTKFKQKEVGRPE; encoded by the coding sequence ATGCAATTGAAAGCGCCCAAGACAAGAAACATGGCCAGTCTTAAAGATGAGGAACAGGCGGCgaccacaagcagcagcaacaacaacaacacgaatAACGTAAACAATAACCACAGcgccagcaacaaccacaacgagGATGAGCTGAAAGTGAAGCGGGAGTCTCTGGAGGCGCGTAAGCAGGCCCTGGAGCAGCGCCTAAGCGAGAAGagttggctgctgcagcagatccagAAGCAGGAGTCAGCCATCATCAATGGAAACTATGAGCAGATGACCATTAACGAGTTCTTCTCCCAGCTGGCCCAGCAGTACaagcacgagcagcagctccaggccCTGACTAAGGAGAGCAGCTCAATTCTGAGACGCAAGCAGAGCACTACCAGTCGGGAGAGTCGTGAGAGCCAGcagaccagcagcaacagcataaATAACAACATTCGGCAGTCGGAAACGATGTCAAATCGCAGCTCCGAGTACGACAACTATCAGCCGGCGGGGGGAGTGGGCGACATGTTGGTGATAGGTGTGGCGCAAcagcaggcccagcagcagcatcagatgGTGAAGAGCGCCCTCAAGAAGCGACCTACACCCACTCCAAGCCAAATGCAGTacatgaggcagcagcaatcgcatCATCTGATGATGCCGTATCAGAGATCCCAGCCAGATGTCATATCCATGGTCTCGGCAAACTCCTCAAATGTGGCCACGCTGAGGCATCCTCCGCAGGCttcgccgcagcagcagcccatcaTAGTGCATTGCGATAAGTACTACTTGTCACCCACGCATCAGAGCTACAACGAGTGCGGCTTCATCAAGTCCAGTCAGAACATCAAGAAGTACGTCTCGCCGCTAGCGTCTCCAAGCAACCACAGCTACGAGCAGCATGTGCCGCACAAGCACCCGCAGCACCGTCAGCTGGATGCCATATCCCTGGCCCCCAGCTATGCATCGGTGGACATGGaagcgcaacagcagcagcagcagcagcagcgctggcgATCCCAGTCCCACATCGCTCCTTTGACTCCTCCCCAGCTTGGGATCATTGAGGTAAAGTCGCACTCTAGCGATATGCTGGCAGCTCCTCTGCCCAGTCGCTATCAGCTGCACGATGAGATCTCACTGTCGTCATCCTCGACCACCATCGAAAAGAAGGCCAAGCCGAAACAGTGGCTGGAGTCCTCTCTGGATGGACCTGCTGTGATTCGCCAGATAGATTCTCAACCACAAAGTCCAGCCGGGAGCAGCAGTAATGGTAGCTACAGTCAGGCAGCGTCAGCCACCAAACCGCGGACCAAGCTCTCCTCCCAGTCCATGTCGGTCTCGGGGACCGGTGTTGGTCGTCACTTTTCCATGTCAAATCAGCGGCCAGTGCAAAACCACCCGAGTGCAAGTTATGCGGTGTGCAGCAGCTCAAAGGCGCTGCTCAGTCAGTCCACATCGTATCTGAATGCCATGGAGCAGACGATGGGCATATCGATTTCTTATCCCCTGGAACCCCTGGAAATACCACCATTTCGCCAGCTACCCCccaaaccaaatcaaatgcagCAAACACCGCCTCCGAGGCCGCCGCCAGTTCAGCAGAACCACAACAATGGAAGTGGCTTTGGAAGTGCTATACAGACAGCTCTGGTGTCCCCTCCGTTGACCGTTGCCACGGCCAGCTTGTCGCCGGATATACGTATAGAGTCGCCAAAGAACATGACCGTGGTGCAGCAGGCCACTTTTCAGCCCTACAAGGAGGTGACAAAGCCCTTCGAGATGTCCGATTTCTACAAGTACTCCACCAAATTCAAGCAGAAGGAGGTCGGAAGACCTGAGTGA